The Candidatus Reconcilbacillus cellulovorans genome segment CGGCGGCGTTTTTCCGGACGATGCAGCGGCGGTGGCCGCTTTGCCTGGCGTCGGGCCGTATACGAAGGGTGCAGTGCTGAGTATCGCGTTCGGGCGGCCGGAACCGGCCGTCGACGGTAACGTGATGCGCGTGTTGTCGAGGTTTTTCCTGATCCGCGACGATATCGCGAAGCCGGCGACGCGGGAAAAGATGGAGGCGCTGGCGCGCAGGCTCATTCCGGAAGATGCGGCGGGTGATTTCAATCAGGCGCTGATGGAGCTCGGCGCAACGGTCTGCGTGCCGAAGGCGCCGACCTGTCTCGTCTGTCCGGTGATGGAGCGGTGCGGCGCTTATCTGGCCGGAGAGGAAGAGGAGCTGCCGGTGAAGGCGAAGGCGAAGCCGCCGAGGACGGAACGTCGGCTGGTCGCGTGGATCGTCGACGGCGAGGGGCGACTTTTGATTCGGCGGCGTCCGGAGCGCGGGCTGTTGGCTGGGATGTGGGAATTGCCGCATGTGGAGGCGCGACCGTCGTCGGGTGCGGATGTCGCGGCGGGTGAAGCGGCGGTGAAGCCGTCTGAGGCAGTTGCGGAGTCGGCGGCGGGGTACGGCGACGAAAGCAGGCATGAGGCGCTTTTGTTGGCCGAAGCGATTTTTGCCGAGACGGGTTTGCGCGTGTCGCCGGGAGCGCGGGTTTGGCGGACGGATCACGTTTTTTCACATTTGCGATGGTTTTTGGAAGTTTATGCTTGTGTTCTGGAAACCGAAGACGGCGATGGGGAAAAGCGTTTGCCCGCAGATTATCGATGGGCGGCGTTTTCCGAGCTGGGCGCGTATACGTTTCCGAACGCGTTCGGGCGCATCCTTTCCGAGTTGGTGCAATCGCCGTTTGGAGCGGGTGCAGGGGGGCGGCCGCGGTGACCGGGGTGCATGCGAAATATCCGGAGGCGTATGTTGCGTTTCTTGTGGAGTTTCATGCGACACGCGATTACTTCGAATGTCACGAGATTATGGAAGAGCATTGGAAATCGCATCCCGGCGATCCGTTTACCGACGCCTGGATCGGGTTGTTGCAAGTGGCGGTGGCGCTTTATCATGAGCGGCGCGGCAACGTCGAGGGGGCTCGCAAATTGTTGACGGCGGCGCTTGGACGCTTACGCGAGTCCGATCTCGACCGGCTCGGACTGGACGGCCGCGATACGATCGAGCGGGTACGGCGGCGTTTGGAACGGCTAGAGGCTGCGAAGCCGGAAGAGGCACCGGCATACGCCGATCTCGATCTACCGGTGCGCGATCCCGAGTTGAAGCGTTTGTGCACGGAAAAGTGCGCGGCGCTGGGGCTGGTGTGGGGGGCGCCGAGCGACCCGGCGGCCGACGCGCTCTTGCATAAGCACGCGCGGCGCGACCGGACCGCCGTCGTCGAGGCGAGGCTTGCAGCATGGCGGCTGCGCCAGGAGCGGCGGAGGGAAAACGGCGCCTCCGACGGCTGAAAGCGTCTGACGGCCGTGCAAAAAAGGGCGGGAATTTCCCGCCCTTTTTCCATACAGTCATACAGTGGCCGTCTGTGCGCCGCACGGCGAATCGGCGGCAGGCCCGCCCGGTCATTTGCCGGCGACGGCGGCTTCGTACCGGCGGCCGACTTCGTCCCAGCGGACGACGTTCCAGAATGCGGCGATGTAGTCGGCGCGGCGGTTTTGGTATTTCAGATAATAGGCGTGTTCCCAGACGTCGAGGCCGAAAATCGGCGTCAAGCCTTCCATCAGCGGGTTGTCCTGGTTAGCAGTGCTGTGGATGACGAGTTTGCCGTTCTTGTCGACGCTGAGCCACGCCCAACCGGAACCGAACCGGCCCATCGCGGCTTTCGTGAAGTCTTCCTTGAATTTCGCGAATCCGCCGAGCTCGCGGTTGATCGCCTCGGCCAGCTTGCCGGTCGGTTCGCCGCCGGCGTTCGGGCCGATGATCTGCCAGAACAGCGTATGGTTGGCGTGGCCGCCGCCGTTGTTGCGCACGGCGGTGCGGATCGCTTCCGGCACGGCGTCGAGGTTCGAGATCAGTTCCTCGACCGTTTTGTTCTGCAGCTCCGGATAGTTTTCCAAAGCCGCGTTCAGGTTGTTGACGTATGTTCCGTGATGACGATCGTGGTGAATCATCATCGTCTGTTCGTCGATGTACGGTTCCAGCGCGTTATTGGGATACGGCAACGGCGGAAGTTGATGTGGCATGAGACGTTCCCCTCCTGCGGTTCGGAATTTTTCGCCATGACTACATTATCCCCCAATCGCGGCTGGAAATCAACCTGAGCGCGTGAACAGTGCGTCGACCGTGTTTACCGCCGGCTGAAACGCGACACGTTTGCCTGGCCTTGCTGTTCAGACCGGGGTGAACTGAGAACGGTAGCGGCCAAGAGATAAGGGGCCGCCGGATAGGTCCTTGTCAAGGCCGCCATAGTTCAATTGGGCGACGGCTCCTGCCCGTCCCGGCCGAACATCGGTCGAGCTGCTGACATTGCCTGCACAGGCTGCTAGCGAGCTTTCCGTTAGGACCGCTAGGCCCGAGACTTGCTCTAGATTCACCTGGCCCTCACCCGCTTGGGCTGGGGGCGCCTATTTTTCGTGATCCGAATCCCCATGTTTCTTTAATCCCTCATACAAGCTCTCTCTAAGGTGCGCCACTTCGTGATCTGAAAAGGGAACAACGAACGTTCTCGGTGGATGCGATACATTCAAATCAACCGGAATCCATCGGCCTATATCA includes the following:
- a CDS encoding A/G-specific adenine glycosylase, which gives rise to MELERFFTGRLLDWYRRHRRDLPWRRTRDPYRIWVSETMLQQTRVETVIPYYERFLERFPTVADLAAAPEADVLKAWEGLGYYSRARRLHEAAKVIVERYGGVFPDDAAAVAALPGVGPYTKGAVLSIAFGRPEPAVDGNVMRVLSRFFLIRDDIAKPATREKMEALARRLIPEDAAGDFNQALMELGATVCVPKAPTCLVCPVMERCGAYLAGEEEELPVKAKAKPPRTERRLVAWIVDGEGRLLIRRRPERGLLAGMWELPHVEARPSSGADVAAGEAAVKPSEAVAESAAGYGDESRHEALLLAEAIFAETGLRVSPGARVWRTDHVFSHLRWFLEVYACVLETEDGDGEKRLPADYRWAAFSELGAYTFPNAFGRILSELVQSPFGAGAGGRPR
- a CDS encoding superoxide dismutase codes for the protein MPHQLPPLPYPNNALEPYIDEQTMMIHHDRHHGTYVNNLNAALENYPELQNKTVEELISNLDAVPEAIRTAVRNNGGGHANHTLFWQIIGPNAGGEPTGKLAEAINRELGGFAKFKEDFTKAAMGRFGSGWAWLSVDKNGKLVIHSTANQDNPLMEGLTPIFGLDVWEHAYYLKYQNRRADYIAAFWNVVRWDEVGRRYEAAVAGK